The window ATTGGCGATTCATCCAATGTACCGGTCTTAAAGCATATGAATGGAAGGCATGACCTAATTCATGAGCCAGTGTAGAAACATTGGACATTGATCCACTATACGTCATGAATATACGTGATTCCTCTGATACAGGCATACCTGTACAAAATCCTCCTGGACGTTTGTTTGGACGATCCTCTGCCTCAATCCAACCCTTTTCAAATGCATTTCTTGAAAATGATTCTAATTTTGGTCCAAATTCTTTAAAATGTTTTAAGATAAACTCCGCGCCTTGTTGATAATCCATTTTCTCCGTAGAAGTACTTACTGGTGCTTCTAGGTCATACCAATGCATTTGTTTTTCGCCTAGCATTGCCGATTTTTTATTTAAGTATTCTACGAATGGAGCTTTATTTTTCGAGATAGCCCCCCACATTGCATTTAATGTTTCTTCTTTCATGCGATTAATATGAAGGGGCTCCTCTAAAACGGAATTCCATCCTCTTTTTTCGTAAATTGCAAGACGGAAGCCTGCTATATGATTCAGTGTTTTGGCAAAGAACTCCTCTTTATCTGTCCAAGCAGCTTCTAGCGCTTCAAATGACTCTTTACGAATCGTAGCATCCTCGTGGGAACTGAGATTATTTGCTTGACCAACCGACATTTCTTTTTGTTCACCGTCAATTGTAAGTTTAATGCGAATATCACCGACTAGTAAATCATAAAGCTGCCCCCAAGAATGATAGCCATCCACTCCAAGCGTCGTAATCATGTCTTCCTCTTTTTCAGATAGCATTCGCTTTGCTTCATCTCTCCATTCATTTAACACAAAGGCAAATGGAGAAAGCCCAGCTGTTTCAAGTAGCTCCTTCCACACTGTTTCTTCCGTTTTACTTAGCACTTGTTGAATGGTTAGCATTTGAGAAGAGAACTTAGCATATAGCGATCCTACTTCCCCCTGTAATAATGCCGCTTGCTTATCCGTTGTATCCTGTGCCAAAAAACAACCTATTACTGCTCCACCTTCTGATAAATTGGTTGCTATATCTTTTAACTCATTAATCGTTTGCTCGATATTTGAAACATCAGCAATGGATGTTGGTGATTCAAAGTTTTTTAGTTTAGTTTCAAAATTGCTTAGCTTTACTTTTACTTCATCCAAATGGCTTCTTAAAGATGGCGAGCTACTACCACCTTCAAAAAAGCGATCAAGATCCCAGACAACCGGATAAGTTTGTTCAATCATCTAAATATTCCTCCTATATTGACAATTATTTTAGAATTCTAGTATATCATGTTTTTCTAATGCAGATTGTTTGATTTTCGTCACATAACATTCATAATTCTAATTTGTTGTAGCTATATATCAAAGGTATACTTATTAAATAGAAGGAGGCAGCTGAATGTTTAAAATAATCCTTTTAATGTTATTTTTTATATCTACTGTAATCGTTAAATTACTATCTACTTTACTACCCATAAATGGTCAAACTAGTGGCGAGATATTCAATAGACTTCCCGTCTTTTTTACTCCAGCAAATTATGTATTTTATATATGGATTGTTATTTTTATATTATTAGCTTGGTGGATTTGGAATATTATGAAGGACTACAAATCTTCTCGTCCTATACCTACGAAGCGCATTCTATTATTTGGAGCATCCTCTATTTTATATATTTTGTGCATATTTAGTTGGCATTATGAGCAGTTTGTATATTCTTTTGTTACTCTCACCGTCTTATTAAGCTGTTTGTTCATGCTTTATATAACTTATCCTTTAGATGATATAAATCGAAAGAAACGTTTGCCAATTTCCTTAATTTTAGGCTGGACATTTATCAGTTTCTTCACAAATCTATCTTATCTCCTTACGTTTTATGAATTTGATGGATTTGGTATGACAAAATCTCTTTGGGGAGTTATCTTCTTAACCATTGCGACAGCCATAGCTCTTCATTTTCGGTATCATTATTTCGACCGTCTTATGTCTGTTGTTTTTATCTGGACTTTCATTGGAGTTGCAATTCAACACAACTTTAGTCAACTACTCCTAACCGCAGCCTCTCTTTTCTTAAGCTGTGTCCTGATTGTAGGGATTATATTCCTTAAGAAAAGTGCAAGACCCCTTTAAGTTCAAAACCTATTTCTAGCGTTTTGAAGGGCTTTAGACAGACGTATTGCTAAATTATTACCGAGTGAATTTTTAGTGATATTGGTTGTGACATCCCTCACAACCAATATCACTTTTTTCGGTAATCTTATGGCGTTTGCCTGTCCGTCGCCCTCCTACAACGCATAGAAACAGGTAAATGCATTTTTGGATAACTAGAGAAAAGCTACTTTCCTATTTATAGAAGAAGCTCTCGAAGATGCAATTTCGTTCGCTACTTCGTTTCTTTATGAGTCAAACACTTACTATTTTTCTTTATTTCCACTAGTAAAAAGAAAGTCTGATTCCTTCATCCATCATGAAATAATAGCATTTCTAATTCAACAGTGATTACAAATGCTTTTTCCCTACATTAACTTGGACTAATCTTAATATCTAAGCGATATGCTTTGCCAAATCTAATTATGGGGACTACTCAAATAATTGATTGTAGTGCAAGGTGGCGACTCCAGTGGGAAAAGCGTTATGCGAAGACCCCGCAGCGAAGACATTGGCCAAACTTTGTTTGGGTAATGTCTTTGCGACGAGTAATCGCAGGAGCATATGTTTTCCGAACGAGGAGGCTGAGGCAACGCCCATGGAAAGCGTAAACCTGAAACGGAAATCAGCAGTATCTATGAACACTGGTTTCGCAGTATGATAATCCATATACTTAATTTTAAAAAACGCCTTCGAAAGAGTAAAATTTCGAAGGCGTTTTGTTTTATTTTAATCTAATTTAGTTAATAAAATAGGAGCACCTTTTGTCACAACAATTGTATGCTCAATCTGTGCTACTAACGATTTATCAGGAGTTACAAATGTCCAACCATCACCAGATTCCACGATATGCTCTGCTTTTTCAGAAATAAACGGTTCTACAGCTAAAACCATTCCTTCTTTTAATATCGTAGGATCCCATGCATCGTAATAATTCAACACATGCTGAGGAGCTTCGTGTAACGATTTCCCAATACCATGTCCAGTTAGGTTCATAATAACATGTAAGCTATTATCTTTCGCTTCTCTTGCTACGGCTTTTCCGATTTGATTTAAACGAGAACCAGCCTTAACTTTTAGCATCGCACGATCAAATGCACTCTCAGCTACAGCACATAACTTTTCTTTTTCTTCATAACCTTCACCAACAACAAAAGAAATCCCAGTATCTGCAAAGTAACCATCAAGTGATCCAGAAACATCTATATTCACGATATCGCCATCTTGAATAACACGAGAGCCTGGCATTCCATGCGCTACTTCCTCATTAACACTGATACAAGTATATCCTGGAAAATCATATTCACCCATTGGTCCAGAAATAGCTCCATGCTCTTTAAATAGCTTTCCACCGATTTCGTCCAATTCTTTTGTTGTAATCCCAGGTTTAGTTGCAGCCTTCATCACTTCTCGAATTTCTGCAACAATACGCCCTATTTTTTTTAATGCTACTAACTCTTCGTCAGTTTGTACAATCATCTTAACAAGATCCCTTCTTCACTAAATGTATTCTAATCATATCATATTTAGTGAGAATTCGGCAGTGCTAGGCGCGGAGCTTTAACAAATAAAACAGAACAAATGAAAGCAGCTATTAAAAATACTGGAATCATATAAGTAGAATTATAGATTAATGAATACAAAATCACGTTTTGATCTCCAGCAAATTCTCCAAAAAATAGAATACCTGAAGTCACATGTGCTAAATAGCGAAGAAAACCTGCGATGAATGCACCCAAGACAACCGCTGTAATCATTTTCACTTTATCCTTTTGTTCAAATGCTTGTATAAATGCAGGTCTTAGAAATCCAGCAAATCCTGCAACCATAAAGGCGATGAAATAATCGATTGCTACCTGCGCAATAACTATTTCAAATGATAATGGCGCTGCATAAAAACGACCTGTCACTACTTGTAAAACGCCTATCAAAAAGCCAGTAGCAAGTCCCGCAACAACACCACGACGAAAGGCCATTAAAATAACAGGTACAAGAACGAATGTTACGGACCCACCTTGTGGCATTCCAAAGCCAATCATATCTAAAACGTATCCTAACGCTGCAAAAATAGCGATTTCCATTAATATTACAACTCGTTGATTTTTCATGACAATCCCCTTTTTTGACCACAAAAAAACGACCCCTGGGATAGACCCAGACATCGCGCGATTGTCAGTTTCCATCCACATCCCTACGCAAGCATTAACTTACAGGTTCGAAGGGTACTATCTCAGCCGCATCAGCGACGCCCCTTGTGGTTTGAATTATTTAGTTCGAATTCATTGTAGCTGAATAGAATAAGTAATGCAACCTTCTTTTGTTCATTTGTTATACTTGTAAAAATACTATATGCAAAAGGGGATGTATACATGATTGCTTTATTAAAAGATTTGGTACGTATGAAAAGTGACTCAATCGATGGCGCAAATAGTGCTTTGTTATTCTGTGAAAGTTGGCTAGAGGAACGAGGGATTACTACTACTGTCTTAAAGCATGAGGATAAACTGATGCTTGTGGCAGTAATTGGAGATGGTGATGAATGTATGATTTGGAATG is drawn from Psychrobacillus sp. INOP01 and contains these coding sequences:
- a CDS encoding M3 family oligoendopeptidase, producing MIEQTYPVVWDLDRFFEGGSSSPSLRSHLDEVKVKLSNFETKLKNFESPTSIADVSNIEQTINELKDIATNLSEGGAVIGCFLAQDTTDKQAALLQGEVGSLYAKFSSQMLTIQQVLSKTEETVWKELLETAGLSPFAFVLNEWRDEAKRMLSEKEEDMITTLGVDGYHSWGQLYDLLVGDIRIKLTIDGEQKEMSVGQANNLSSHEDATIRKESFEALEAAWTDKEEFFAKTLNHIAGFRLAIYEKRGWNSVLEEPLHINRMKEETLNAMWGAISKNKAPFVEYLNKKSAMLGEKQMHWYDLEAPVSTSTEKMDYQQGAEFILKHFKEFGPKLESFSRNAFEKGWIEAEDRPNKRPGGFCTGMPVSEESRIFMTYSGSMSNVSTLAHELGHAFHSYALRPVHWMNRQYAMGVAETASTFAEMIVADAAVKEAKTDDEKIALLEDKIQRSVAFFMNIHARFLFETRFYEERKNGIVSAARLSDLMETAQQEAYGDALDTTHPHFWASKLHFYITEVPFYNFPYTFGYLFSLSIYAKAISEGTNFEEKYIALLQDTAVMSVEDLAMKHLNEDITQESFWIKGIDLCIQDVKEFIQLTNAKG
- the map gene encoding type I methionyl aminopeptidase, with protein sequence MIVQTDEELVALKKIGRIVAEIREVMKAATKPGITTKELDEIGGKLFKEHGAISGPMGEYDFPGYTCISVNEEVAHGMPGSRVIQDGDIVNIDVSGSLDGYFADTGISFVVGEGYEEKEKLCAVAESAFDRAMLKVKAGSRLNQIGKAVAREAKDNSLHVIMNLTGHGIGKSLHEAPQHVLNYYDAWDPTILKEGMVLAVEPFISEKAEHIVESGDGWTFVTPDKSLVAQIEHTIVVTKGAPILLTKLD
- a CDS encoding tryptophan-rich sensory protein; this translates as MFKIILLMLFFISTVIVKLLSTLLPINGQTSGEIFNRLPVFFTPANYVFYIWIVIFILLAWWIWNIMKDYKSSRPIPTKRILLFGASSILYILCIFSWHYEQFVYSFVTLTVLLSCLFMLYITYPLDDINRKKRLPISLILGWTFISFFTNLSYLLTFYEFDGFGMTKSLWGVIFLTIATAIALHFRYHYFDRLMSVVFIWTFIGVAIQHNFSQLLLTAASLFLSCVLIVGIIFLKKSARPL
- the thiT gene encoding energy-coupled thiamine transporter ThiT, coding for MKNQRVVILMEIAIFAALGYVLDMIGFGMPQGGSVTFVLVPVILMAFRRGVVAGLATGFLIGVLQVVTGRFYAAPLSFEIVIAQVAIDYFIAFMVAGFAGFLRPAFIQAFEQKDKVKMITAVVLGAFIAGFLRYLAHVTSGILFFGEFAGDQNVILYSLIYNSTYMIPVFLIAAFICSVLFVKAPRLALPNSH